One window of the Clostridium sp. MB40-C1 genome contains the following:
- a CDS encoding DeoR/GlpR family DNA-binding transcription regulator, which yields MLAVDRLKKIEELLIENGSVMINNLSELLDVSEETIRRDLEKLEKENKLKRVRGGAYLPETSDNEVPIRIRENIFLEEKQLIGQKCVELIEEGDCIMLDSSTTALYIAKNLNKSKKKATVITNSVKIICEFENSKNVKVISLGGTFRKSTSSFIGYIATDSLGKLFADKAFVSCSSISVDFGATDNNESEAMVRNIMLKNSVKKFLVVDHTKFDSPSVNQICKINDLDMIITDKTIPKKYKEVLVRNEVEIVYCK from the coding sequence ATGTTAGCAGTTGATAGATTAAAAAAAATAGAAGAATTATTAATTGAAAATGGTAGTGTAATGATTAATAATTTAAGCGAGTTGTTAGATGTTTCTGAAGAAACCATTCGAAGAGATTTAGAGAAACTTGAAAAAGAAAATAAATTAAAGCGTGTTAGAGGTGGAGCTTATTTACCTGAAACATCAGATAATGAAGTTCCAATTAGAATAAGAGAAAATATATTTTTAGAAGAAAAACAATTAATTGGACAAAAGTGTGTTGAATTAATTGAAGAAGGTGATTGTATAATGCTTGATAGTAGTACAACTGCTTTATATATAGCTAAGAATTTAAATAAAAGTAAGAAAAAAGCCACTGTTATTACAAACTCTGTAAAGATTATATGTGAGTTTGAAAACAGCAAAAATGTTAAAGTAATTTCATTAGGGGGAACATTTAGAAAATCTACTAGTTCTTTTATTGGATATATAGCAACCGATAGCTTAGGGAAGTTGTTTGCTGACAAAGCTTTTGTAAGTTGTTCTTCTATAAGTGTAGATTTTGGAGCAACAGATAACAATGAATCAGAAGCAATGGTTAGGAATATTATGCTAAAGAATTCAGTGAAAAAGTTTTTAGTTGTAGATCATACAAAATTTGACTCACCTTCAGTTAATCAAATTTGTAAGATAAATGATTTAGATATGATTATAACAGATAAAACAATACCTAAAAAATATAAAGAAGTCCTAGTAAGAAATGAAGTTGAGATAGTTTATTGTAAGTAA
- a CDS encoding DNA-3-methyladenine glycosylase, with product MKLNREFYFKDATILAKELLGKVMVHEVDGVKISGKIVETEAYMGAIDKGAHTYNWKRTPRVEVMYGKPGLAYVYFIYGMYYCFNVVAKEEGIPQAVLVRALEPLEGKEVMSKNRFKKPLETLTKREIINLTNGPSKLCNALKIDKTKNGEDLCGDNLYILQDGNQEFTVEVSERIGIDYAEEAKDYLWRFYVKDNPYVSKFRKNK from the coding sequence ATGAAATTAAACAGAGAATTTTATTTTAAAGATGCAACTATATTGGCAAAAGAGTTATTAGGAAAGGTAATGGTACATGAAGTAGATGGAGTTAAGATTTCGGGTAAGATAGTAGAGACAGAAGCATATATGGGAGCAATAGATAAAGGGGCTCATACATACAATTGGAAGAGAACTCCAAGGGTTGAAGTAATGTATGGAAAGCCAGGACTTGCATATGTATATTTTATTTATGGTATGTATTATTGTTTTAATGTTGTGGCAAAAGAAGAAGGAATTCCCCAAGCAGTTCTTGTTAGGGCGTTAGAGCCTTTAGAAGGTAAAGAAGTAATGAGTAAAAATAGATTCAAAAAACCTTTAGAGACTCTTACTAAAAGAGAAATAATTAATTTGACAAATGGACCTTCTAAGCTTTGTAATGCTCTAAAAATAGATAAAACTAAAAATGGAGAGGATTTATGTGGAGACAACTTATATATACTACAAGATGGAAATCAAGAATTTACTGTTGAAGTTTCAGAACGTATAGGAATAGATTATGCAGAGGAAGCAAAAGATTATCTTTGGAGATTTTATGTTAAGGATAATCCATATGTTTCTAAATTTAGGAAAAATAAATGA